The genomic segment GCTTCCGTAAAAGCATGCTGCTTTCCACCGAGCGCCAAAATCCGCTCTAACGAATCGGTCCGACTTACGCCTTTGAGCGTCTCGTTGAAATCCCGGTCGAACGGAATCTCAAGCTCCTCTCCGAGTTGTTTCCACGCTAAGTAATGATACTCGGCTGTATCGGTAATCACGCCGTCTAAGTCAAAAATAACCGCTTCAATCGTTGGTGCCATCCGACATCCATCCTTTCATCCATCGTACATGAAAGACAAGAAATCGAATGATTTGCGCAAACGATTGCACTTGCCTCAAGAAATATTTTACCTCTTCATACACCTCTTTGCAAGCGTTATCAAAAAAATGAAATGATGAAGTTCTTTACAACCTGAAATCATTAGAGGTTTTTTCTTGGGAAACTAATCAATAATCATGGTAAAAACATTCCACAACTTACTATTATAATGTTTTTTTTAGCTTTTATGAAAAGCTCGCCTAATTATATGATAGATTGTCAAATTAAGTGCAACACTTCTTCTGAGAAGACCTCATATGCAGTTCTCCAGTTAAGACATTTTCTTGGTCTACCATTTATCCAGGCGAGCGCTTGAGCGAGTTCAGAGCGACTAACCTTGCCAAAATCCGTCCCCTTCGGGAAAAATTCACGGAGAAGACCATTGGCGTTCTCGTTACTCCCACGTTGCCAAGAAGAATACGGATCAGCGAAGTACATCGGTAAGCCTAACGCTTCACGAATTCGTTCATGACAGCTAAACTCTTTTCCACGTTCTGTCGTCGCGGTCTTGAATGTTCCCAGTGGAAAATAGAGATGCAATGCTCGAATCGCAGACTCCATCGATGCAGCAGACCGGTCTTCCATTGGTACAGCGAGATAGAAACGACTTTTCCGCTCGACAAACGTCGCGACACAGGCCTTGGACTTCCCTCTGCCTGAGACGACGGTATCCAGCTCCCAGTGCCCGAACGTTTGGCGCCCTTTGACGTCGGATGGACGTTTACTGATCGACAGCCCGATGTTGAAGCGTCCACGCGTCTCACGTGGTTTCTGACGCTTTCCCTTTTGACGAAGGAGTCCAGAGTCGGCCTCGACGAGGCCCATATAGATCCAGCGATAAATTGTCTTGAACGATAGTCCTTCTTCCTGGAATGCACTTTCGGCAATCTGTTCGGGGGACCACGTCTTCCGTAACTTTTCGAGGATGAGGACTCCTTTTTCTAGCGTGAACTTCGTCCGTGCACCGCACTTCTTTTTTCGTTCCACATAACGTTGGTCAGCATCGATAGCGCTGTAGTGTGGGTTCCGTCTCAATTCTCGTGAAACCGTAGAAGGTTGACGCCCAAGGCGTCCCGCAATCTTTCGGACAGAGAAACCTAATTCGAGATACGTCTCTATTTTGACTCTTTCTGATGTGGTAAGATGAACATAGCTCATAACGAATCCTCCGTTGAATGTGGTGTGGTAGCTTTATCCTACACGAGGTCGTTATGGGTTTTTTGTGTTTTCAGTTAGGTGTTGCACTTAATATTACAATTCGTCATATAAAAAAATTGTTGATGAAAAATTCCCATCAACAATTTTCCATATAAACTGAGTTATCCTTTTAACAATCCGATGACGCGTACGTCGACTGCTTTCGGTGGGAATGCCAACATGTTTTCCATGTCTTGCACAATCCGTTCCTGCACTTTACCTGCTGTCTTGATGATCGACATACCATACTTGATATGAACAGCCAGGCTGACCGTAATCTCGCCTCCGACATCTTCGACCTTAACGAGCTTGACCATTTGTTTTTCTTGCAGCTTCGAATCATCTTGCGTAAATGCGATACCTTCTGTTTCCTTAACGGCAACTCCGGCGATGACCTCGATTACTTGCTGAGAAACGTTTACGACACCATCCGCGTTGTTTAAGTTATATGACATACCTTCCACGCCCTTCATCTATTAATCCATCTACTTTAAAGTGTATAGCATTTAACCTTTTTTTGAAAGGTCTTCCCGCTTCTCGACAATCGGACGGATGTCGATTTCAATCAATGGACGTAACATCCGAACAACCGCCGGGTGAACGATGATTCCGACGATTAAAATTGCAACGCCAAAAATGATTAATAGGGCGACCCAAGGTTCTGTTACAAATGCACCGGTTACATATTGTCGCCATGCCATGACGAAGAAGACATGCAGGAGATAAACATAGAGACTCAGCTCCCCTGCCCGGGTCACGAGTGGCAGCCTGCGCATCGGCACAAGCATCATGAACCCGAGTGACGCCGTGATCGATAAGAAATAGATGACGCTATGCTTCAGTACCCCGACCCAGGCATCACTATCATATTGTTCGACGTAAGGAAAACGATGTTTGAAGGCATTTGCAAAATCGACGACTTCTTGCGGTGTATCCCGCCAGGCTTGAAACAATAAAAAACCGACGACGGAAGTGAACGCGAGTCCGCCCAGCAACCGGACGTTCATCCGACGTTTGAAATTTTTCGGCATCTCGAAAATCCGGATGAATTGGTGTTCCGAGAGATAGTTCCCTAACAAGAAATACGGATAGAACATGATCAACTTCCGTAATGCCAGGAATCCTGTATTCTCAAGTTCGAAGCCGTATAACAGGGCGAACGCTAAACCGAACCAGACATACCCTCTCAAGTGCACGACGTATGGTGTGACGATGTACCAGACGACCATGACGAACAAATACCAAAGCGCCCAGTACGGACGCAACAAGTGCGTTCCGATATTTTGACCGGAAAATAAGGGTAACCCTTCCCCGAAGGTTGCCCACGACCCGATTAAAATTTGCCAGACACAATAGACGGCAAATAATTGAATCACCCGTAAGTACTTGTTTTCGCGAAAGAAGTAGCCACTCAAAATGATGAATAATGGCATGTGGAACGAATAAATAATTAAATAGACCGTCTCGAGCACTTTGCCATCATAGTCGAACCGAATATCAGTCAGCATATGACCAATGACAACGAAAATGACAAGAAATCCTTTAATATTGTCGAACCATGGATTTCGATTCATGTTACACTACCCCTTATACTCCTCTGAAAGGAACGATTGTTTTATGAAAAAAGCACTATTGATTCTCTCGGTTGTCATAAACATCGTTCTCCTTGCACTACTGTTCGGACGTAAACCCCTTGATTTAATCGAAGACGTCTTTCCTGCAATGAGTTCGAAACCTGTTACGACATTCCAATACACGAAAAATTCCAACTATGTCCGATTGAATAGTCTCTTCCATACTTATCAATACCCAAAATCTCCGAATGCTGTCATGTTAGGTGATTCGATGACACATTTTGGCGACTGGCGGATTTTGATGAATGATTCATCGATCGTTAATTTCGGGATCCCCGGTGATACGACGGAAGGATTTTTGACACGACTTGACTTAATTCTTGAGTTAGAACCAAAACAAGTTTTCGTGATGGGTGGTATCAATGACATCCGGCACTTCACACCCGTCTCTAAGATTACAGAGAACATGACGACAATCGTGACGACACTCCGAAAAAATAACATCGACGTCGTCATCCAGTCAACGGTCCCCGTCGCACCAAAATACTCCGACTCCGTCCGGGTCAACCGTGAAGTCGAAGCGTTGAACCGTAATTTAAAGCAGCTCGCAGAATCGGTCGATGCCGACTTCGTCGATTTACGTCCGGTCTTGACGAACGATCAAGGATACCTCCAAAATCGCCTGACGTATGATGGGTTGCACCTCGTCGGTGGCGGTTACTTGCGGTGGAGCGATGCCTTAAAACCGTATGCAGAAAAGATAGACGTCACAGAAAATAAATAAGTTAAATCCGGCCGATCCGAATGATGCGTTTGTCATTCGAATCGGCCTTTATTGTATTCCGAAATCTAAAAAGGACGATTCCGACAGCGGAATCGTCCTTTGAGCTTGTCAAGATTCGGTGAGGCTGATGCCTGACCAATTCTTAGTCTTCTTGATTTTTAACGCCCATGTACGCAGCAACGCTTGAAGCTGTGAACACAGCGATTGCGACGATACCAACTGCGATCCAAACGACTTGATCCACCATCTGTTTTCCTCCTTTAATGTAACCGCTCACTTTCTTTTTTTAGCGTACACGAAAATCGTCAAGAAAGAAACACATTTTCGATGTCTAATGACTGGACGTTTAGGGAAAAAGTAACTATAGTAGAGGGACAACTATAAATTGTCAGAAAATTCGATTATTTCACAAGGAGGTGATTCTGATGGCCACTCCACTCTTGAAACCGAAACTCATGATGCAACGACGAAGTACACTCAACTTTGGTTATTGGCTCGTCATCGGGCTCATTGGTTGGATGATGCTCAGCTTAGTCACAGGACTTCGTGATGTCCTGACAAGTCTTCCTTTGTATGAAACAATTCCACTGACACTTCTGATCGTTTTTGTTACTGGCGTTACTTTAAAAATGCTTCGCGATGAATGGTGGATTCGTTATCTCAATCGGCAAAAGCAATTCTATATCGGTCAAGAAACCGTCCTGACGTGGTGTTCGATCATCGACAGTATGTGGCTCGTCCGCAAACCGATGCGTCGAGAACTCCGGCACCTGTACAAACACATCACGCAGACGAAAATCTCTGAAGAGGCAAAAGAGACACTTGCAATGCAACTCGTTGAGCGAGGAATCTTGATTGTTTATTCTCGTCCAAAAAGTGACCATCCTGCTTAAGAAAAAAGCATTGAGAACTCAAGATTCTGCCCCTTGAGTTCTCGATGCTTTTTCATTGTGTCAATTGATTGTTTAACCAGGATGCCGCACTTTCAATCGTCGGCATGACGAGCTGATGGCCGTGGTTCGACCATGTCACGTCGACATGCGCTCCGGCACCTTCGAATAGTGCTTTTAGTTCTTCCGTCTCACTTGCGGCACAAATCGGATCATTTGCCCCCGCTCCGATGAAGACGTTGACGCCTTCACTATTTGGCAACGGGATGCCACGACGCGGTACCATCGGATGGAGCAAAATCGCTTGTGCAAACAAGGCTTCTTCGAACATCATGTTCGCTGCGATATTCGCGCCGTTCGAGTAACCGACGGGAATTAATTCCTGAACGGAAAATTGATACGTCTCACTTTTTTCCTTGATGAATGCCATCAATTCTTTTGTCCGTAAGGCTAAGTCGGCTTCGTCAAAGACGCCTTCTGCCAAGCGTTTAAAGAAACGCGGCATCCCATTTTCCGTGACCGCCCCACGAACGGAGAGATAGCCGGCATCTGGATGAAGCAATTGGACGAGCCCAATCAAATCTTGTTCTGTGCCACCTGTTCCGTGAAGGAGCAGGAAAATCGGTGCCCCTTGTTTTTTAGGTTGTTCATAAAGATGAATCATATAAGTCTCCCCTTATTGATAGTGATTGGTGTAACGCGTTGTGCGATTTGCGTCCGGTGTTCCTCGAATTGCTCAAGCAACTTCAATTCTTCACCAAGCGTTTCGAACGCTTCGCCGACGAAAAATCATGGATTGTCCATTGCGCTTTCATGACGACTCCCTATTTAATTTCTTTTACCCTTAACATAATAATAGTAACTTATTTACTAAAAGTAAATAAAGATGCTCATGTGATTTTCGTCCGAAATGGAACCTTTAACCATTTTTTTCGTAGGGATACAATGAACGGCAACATACTTACTTAATTCATCACGTTTTCAAAGGAGGTTCATATGCTAGAACTAAAGAACATCACTAAACAATTCGGCGAGTTCACGGCTGTCGACGAGCTTTCATTTCAAGTCCCGGAAGGTCAAATCTTTGGTTTACTTGGCGCAAACGGTGCTGGGAAGACGACGACGTTCCGGATGTTACTCGGTATCTTACAGCCGACGACAGGATCGATCACGTGGAAAGGAAAAGCCATTCCCCTGTCGAAAATCGGCTACTTACCAGAAGAACGGGGATTGTACCCAAAGATTCGGGTCGATGAACAGTTAATCTTTTTAGCCGAACTTCGTGGGATGCGGCGTAAAGACGCAAAAAAATCGTTGGTCGATTGGTTGGACTATTTCCAAATCCCTCAGTATGAAAAAATGCGGGTCGAGCAGCTGTCTAAAGGGAATCAGCAAAAAATCCAATTGATTTCTGCCGTTCTCCATAAGCCAGATCTGTTGATTCTCGATGAACCGTTTAGCGGACTTGATCCCGTCAATGTCGAACAGCTCAAAAAAGCGGTCCGGAAACTGACGGCTGACGGGACGACGATTGTCTTTTCAAGTCACCGGATGGACCACGTCGAAGAACTCTGTGAATACCTTGCGATCTTGGACCATGGAAAACCGGTCGTCGCTGGGTACTTACCGGATA from the Exiguobacterium oxidotolerans JCM 12280 genome contains:
- a CDS encoding IS30 family transposase produces the protein MSYVHLTTSERVKIETYLELGFSVRKIAGRLGRQPSTVSRELRRNPHYSAIDADQRYVERKKKCGARTKFTLEKGVLILEKLRKTWSPEQIAESAFQEEGLSFKTIYRWIYMGLVEADSGLLRQKGKRQKPRETRGRFNIGLSISKRPSDVKGRQTFGHWELDTVVSGRGKSKACVATFVERKSRFYLAVPMEDRSAASMESAIRALHLYFPLGTFKTATTERGKEFSCHERIREALGLPMYFADPYSSWQRGSNENANGLLREFFPKGTDFGKVSRSELAQALAWINGRPRKCLNWRTAYEVFSEEVLHLI
- a CDS encoding Asp23/Gls24 family envelope stress response protein is translated as MSYNLNNADGVVNVSQQVIEVIAGVAVKETEGIAFTQDDSKLQEKQMVKLVKVEDVGGEITVSLAVHIKYGMSIIKTAGKVQERIVQDMENMLAFPPKAVDVRVIGLLKG
- a CDS encoding acyltransferase family protein, encoding MNRNPWFDNIKGFLVIFVVIGHMLTDIRFDYDGKVLETVYLIIYSFHMPLFIILSGYFFRENKYLRVIQLFAVYCVWQILIGSWATFGEGLPLFSGQNIGTHLLRPYWALWYLFVMVVWYIVTPYVVHLRGYVWFGLAFALLYGFELENTGFLALRKLIMFYPYFLLGNYLSEHQFIRIFEMPKNFKRRMNVRLLGGLAFTSVVGFLLFQAWRDTPQEVVDFANAFKHRFPYVEQYDSDAWVGVLKHSVIYFLSITASLGFMMLVPMRRLPLVTRAGELSLYVYLLHVFFVMAWRQYVTGAFVTEPWVALLIIFGVAILIVGIIVHPAVVRMLRPLIEIDIRPIVEKREDLSKKG
- a CDS encoding SGNH/GDSL hydrolase family protein, encoding MKKALLILSVVINIVLLALLFGRKPLDLIEDVFPAMSSKPVTTFQYTKNSNYVRLNSLFHTYQYPKSPNAVMLGDSMTHFGDWRILMNDSSIVNFGIPGDTTEGFLTRLDLILELEPKQVFVMGGINDIRHFTPVSKITENMTTIVTTLRKNNIDVVIQSTVPVAPKYSDSVRVNREVEALNRNLKQLAESVDADFVDLRPVLTNDQGYLQNRLTYDGLHLVGGGYLRWSDALKPYAEKIDVTENK
- a CDS encoding alpha/beta hydrolase, translating into MIHLYEQPKKQGAPIFLLLHGTGGTEQDLIGLVQLLHPDAGYLSVRGAVTENGMPRFFKRLAEGVFDEADLALRTKELMAFIKEKSETYQFSVQELIPVGYSNGANIAANMMFEEALFAQAILLHPMVPRRGIPLPNSEGVNVFIGAGANDPICAASETEELKALFEGAGAHVDVTWSNHGHQLVMPTIESAASWLNNQLTQ
- a CDS encoding ABC transporter ATP-binding protein — translated: MLELKNITKQFGEFTAVDELSFQVPEGQIFGLLGANGAGKTTTFRMLLGILQPTTGSITWKGKAIPLSKIGYLPEERGLYPKIRVDEQLIFLAELRGMRRKDAKKSLVDWLDYFQIPQYEKMRVEQLSKGNQQKIQLISAVLHKPDLLILDEPFSGLDPVNVEQLKKAVRKLTADGTTIVFSSHRMDHVEELCEYLAILDHGKPVVAGYLPDIKAGYGKTRVLLTTDAPPLLWDALPGILQVETEGSGHIIQVESKEAAERLLRHLVTEGFHVERFVWDQLSLQDIFIEEVGKRYEP